In Oryza sativa Japonica Group chromosome 1, ASM3414082v1, the genomic stretch tagggtcaaaaccgccgaaggacctcgggtgaccggttttgtatagttaagggacctcgcATATcaggttttgcggttcgaggacgttttttatcccgatgataagttgagggaccttcggtgtactttttcctaaatgtGGCAGGTTAAGCCAGTAAGCAACGTGACAAAACTTGTGGGCCGATAAACGGGCTTGTAAGCTGTAAAACGAATTAGGATGTTAGGCTTGCTCGTCGTGTAGAAGTCTATAGGAAGCTGAAGAGTAGGCCAGCTGGGCCCGACACCAACTCAAGATTACAAATGTCAACGTCAATCATGAGTTTGCAGCGACCTTAAGCCCTTGTGAGATATAGTAATAAACCGAAATGAAATGGGTAAAGAAAGATGAGGAAGTGATGAAAAAGGGAACATGTTTCTCAGGGAACTCCAAGCAGGGCGTACAAACCAAGAACATGGTGTGACCTCATTTTCTGATGAGAAAATTTCTTTTATGGCTCCTAAATTCCAGAAGATCTCTTATATATTTCTGAGTTTTGCTCGCTCACTTTATGGCCTCGAATTTGGTTTTGATCTACTTTATGCCCATTTCACCAGTTGTCTATTAGCTGACTAGGTAATAGCTATGAAAAGGCTAAATTTGTCCATAGTTATGAAATGAATATAGAAATCTGTAAAGTATATTATTGGAAGTGTGCAGGAGTTTGTTCTATGAGACTACTATATTTATGATTTTGTTGTGTGGGGTTTTATTGAGAAACATCTAGGGCCTTCAGGCAGCTCTTGCGCTAGTCGATTTGGGTTTGAAGTCTCACCTTTTCTAATTATTGGATATTAGGttattccctaatattcgcgttTTTGTGTAGGGTTTTATTAGTGgcaagttttttttatcttttatatAATGGCAAAAAAATTTCAATATTTATTATTCtacttattatatattttcGAATAGAAACTAACTGTTACGTTTACATATTGAAAAATGCCacacatgcatttttttaatacataatATTCTTTCCACATATAATAATCCGTTATACAACAAAGTTAAAGAATATTAGTCACACAACAAATTACCATAAATATTTCCAACGATGGATGCCAATAAATTTCCACGTTCCTTCATGTCCAATGGTATAACCAACTTGTTCACACATTAAACGGTCAACTAATAGTTAATTGATAGAAATGGTATGAAAAAGAATAAAGTCAAAAGTGAAAGGCATACAAGAGTGAGCAAAACTCTGGAATATATCGGCTAAATATTTTAGAGATATATAaggaattttctcttttctaataGTCCATCCCTCAGTTTGTAAAACTTTGAATTAGAACCACTGGTATATGGTAACAATGGCTTCCTTCTATGATAAATAACCTTAACAAAAATTCAAGCCTcattttaaggaaaaaaaatattatgcacgCTTACTCgacaaaaagttcaaaattgaaaaaagaagACATTCATATGAAAGCTATAtccacttcttttttttcttgatagGGGCTATGTCCACTATTTTAGGAACACACATCTTTCTTTTTTCGATTACTGAACATATGCCACTATATATGCATACACACAACACGCATACATATACTGATATACTATAAGAATATTTTCTGCATGGCAATGTTGAACAAACTTCTTCCACTTCAATAGCCAAGCCAACTGAAGGCAAAAGCATGGGAAACACCAACCTTTAGTTCAACATAATTGGCCTTTGCAAAAGATTGCACGTTTGTGCCAATGCCCGATTCGCTTTCATAGCTTTCAGAAAAAAGCACAGGGAATAAATGAATGCACAAATGTCGTGCTATCTCTTGGACACCATCATCACAATCATCTCCCTTTGCTTAATTCGATGGTGAgaaccatcatcatcatcatttccAAAGCAAATAAAATGAGACAGATTCCTCTTGACAAATAGTATGATAAATCCAAAGTACATTATTTCATATCGTAATTTAGTTCACAATGACATGATCTTGTTCGGTACACAATACTACAATTTAACAAGCCAAGTATGTACATTATTTAAGTAGTGCAACAAATATAAGCAGAGCTTGAAAAAGAGCAAAGCACGGTGATCTGACCATAGGATAGGTAGAGCTGAGGTGCTTAAGTCACAAAAGGCAAAGGTAAGCCTGAAAACATAATGCATCATCCAGAACTTCGTCTGACGATCTAACCATAGTGCCACACCATGATGAGGGAGGGAAAGCTCACAGCGCAGCAACACCATGCTACCAGACATCAAGCATCAGAATCCCACAAACAATACCTCTTTTGAGGCCTGCAGAAAGAAGCAAAAGCTGGCTGCCTGCCTTACCTTCCACACCCACACAAAGTCAATCAAGTAACAATGATGATAAGGGCCTTACCAAAGACCATATATACACACATTGATGCCTTCAGATTTTATTTATGTGTGAGCTTTAGTATCGCCACTGTACCAGTTGCCAGTTCTAGTTATCCGAAACCTCCACGCCaagtttcttcgcctccatctTGAGAAACTTCAGGTATCTAACAGCTTCTTCAATGACAGAGGCTGTATCCAATTGGTCTCCACCAGGGATTATTCCCCTAAGAACTGTGACCATATTTCTCATCCTCTCATGAGTAACAGTGTCCATGGATCCATGGAAGACTGAACTCTGGCTAGAAGAATGATGCATTTTCCTAGACCTTGGTGGTGAAGATGAATCAAGGGAATCACTCTCGAAGCAGTCCGGAGTACGCCCAGTACTCTTGACATCATCTTCATCGCTTTCTTCATCAGAGCTTAGCAGTGCATCAATCTCTCTTGTATCCTCCTTGAAAGATGAGGAAACTTCTTCCAGGTTTCCGTTATCTTGGCCGGAACTTCTGCAAATTGGCTCGGGATAGGAAGGGAAAGCATTGGTGGCTGAAGGGTTTAGCTTGCTCACCAATGCAGGATGACACATGATGCGCCCTTTGTCATCAGTTTGATCAAAGATGATGAAGTTTCTGGGGCATACCTTGGAAGGCTGAAACTCAAATCCACCGAGTGAGGTTCGGAGTTGAGGACTGGTCATGCCTGAAGGGGCACCAAAGGCAGGTGAAACAGGAACCCTGTAGTTGCACTGACCACCCAAGGGTCCATTTGCGATATAACCATCTGCTTCATGTCCATAAGCAAAGGAAGGGTTTCCAGTGAATGCTGTTGGATCCCTCTGCATGAGTCAATGGCTGATACTGGACAGAACGCACTTAAGTACAGACCTCTACCTGATCTGATGTAGTAGCTACACTACCCAAAAACAACGAGAATTCTACAATATGTTTGCGACTCGCAACAACAAGAGACTAAACACCCTACCACAAGGTAGCCATCATGAATGCACTGCTTTTGTTGTTGCGACTTTATACCAGACGAAAGATAAATAGCAGATAAAGTGACTAATCTCGACTCCTGTATTTGGACTACGTGACAGGCTTAAGCAATTGACGGAAGTACTCAGCCTGCAATTTAGAATATTTTGTTAAAATACAGAAGAGACACATAGTAAAATAAGGTATACAAAGATGCCTGAATaacttaataaatttatactAAAAAATAAAGTGAACTGATAAGTATATGTATTATTTGATTCAGGTATGCATTAGCAAATCATGTAAAAAGTCTTGAGGACAAAACAACAAAATATCTATTTATGGTAATCAAATAATCATTTATCGATAACACCGTTCAATTTCATGAAAAGAAATAATGATTGATCAATCAAAACTTTCTAGCATAACTCAAGAATATCAGGGTCACTGGGGGAGGGACAGGGAAGGGAAGAGACTGAAACCCCACATCATTTTAAATTTCATCTGCAATAGCACTACATGGTCCAGGATTACAGGTTAACAATGAGAACATGACCAGATCACCTATACAATATGCATTCCAAAACCCAACTAAATTAATTAGCTATGCTATAATAGAAAGATCTCAAACAGTTACATAGGTGTAGATAGTTGATGGGTGGTACTTTTCACTATACGAGATTATTGTGAAAATCCCAAACAAAGTACCAAGAATGTTTCCATGAAAAATGACACCTGATTCTCATTTTTTGTTTAGCAACAGCTATGAATCATTTTGGAAACAGGATTCTTTAGGTCAACAAATAAATATCTCACCTGGCACACTTGCATCAACTGGTAATAAGCAAAGATCCTAACATTCATTACTATTGTTCCCACCTCCTTCACAATGCGGAATCTCTTAAGTTCAACCTTAACATACATTCTCAATTTTTACACACCCAATGTCGTCAAGAACAAAGAACCACAAAGGAAAAGGATTCTCCTGTAAATGTGACCGCCTCACCTGCAATGCATGGAAAATTAAAAATTCAGTGAGAATTATGAGATTCTATTATCATGAATATGAAAGGTTTCAGGAGATCAAGAGACATACACAATCACACGGAAAAACACAGCAAGGTGAACAGACTTTCGGCTGCTGTAATAAGTCGAGTACAAAGGGGTCCAAGGCATACTGCTGCTCAGTGCTTAAGTTTTGTTATATTCCTGCAATCCTGCTGATTGTGAATTTGTTATCAACACGTAAAAATACCAACAGAAGGATAGAGAAAATACAGTGCTAACTAGTATATACAACTTCAAGCATGTCATCTGTTTGGTGGTAGTGGTAGACCCAATCCATTCGTGCTACCTTCAACTATATATTTGTTCTCGTGGGAAAACTAATTCCCAGAGCCGGGGAGCAGAGTTCTACACGAGATTAGATAAGTGGATCGTGATTAGTGTTTAAGTTACTGTTGAATACCAAATCGACTTCATTAAATACCAACAGAAAACATCCTTAATAAAACTCCAACACAGTTAAAAGCAAGAACCGGCTTTTAGTGTCCAATCAAGAAAACAACAGGCTTGCCTCCAACTGCCTCCTTGATTGGTAAGCACACACAAACCATGGAAAATTTTTCCAAACTTTCACTGTTCTAATACGATCCCCCTATTCCCCCAATTACAAGCCACAACCGATATATATAGAAGATTAAAACCGTAATAAGAATCATAATAAGATCAAAGATAGGTCCATGGAGCCAAGTACCAGAACCAGAAGGCTACAACCAAATCGAGCACCGTTGGGCAGGTACGGCGAGGGCGGGTCTCGACGaattcgtcggcggcggggagatCAAAATCGGATCTTGGAGGCGATCCCGAGGTGGCGAGGCGCTCGTGGCTtcgtgcagcagcagcagcaccaagaaaaaggagggggatttgggggggaggagaggagacgacagGAGCGGAGAAGACAACAGGAGCAAAAGGGCAACAGCACTAGTAGCATGGGATGTGTGTGCCTTGTATGTGTAGTGCTGTGCTGCCTGCTTGGCCTGCAGCTGCTGCACTGAATCCATACACACAATGGGGTTAAGCACTAGCTGGGTGGATGTGTGTTTACTTTTTCTCCCCTTCTTTTTCTCTCAAGTGCTATTGCTTTTGTAATTTGTACTAGCTTTGCCCCTCTTTCTCTGTTACTACTTGGAATTTGGGGGTAAAAGAATATCTggaaatctattatataattaaaggaatagaaaaaggagcctccacgttcgctctcatggcctagaaattctcacattaatcggagaaaaagaaaaaacagagtccatatagaaatacaatttacaaatagctgaaattcggaattaaaaaataaggaatattagaagaggggactagagtccatataaaaatacaattaggaaataactgaaattcggaattaaaaataaggaatattagaagtagactatagagtccatatagaaatacaattaggaaaaaatagaaattcggaattaaatatataatttaaggaatagaaaaaggagcctccacgttcgctctcatggcctagaaattctcacattaatcagagaaaaagaaaaagcagagtccatatagaaatacaatttacaaatagctgaaattcggaattaaaaaataaggaatattagaagaggggactagagtccatatagaaatacaatttacaaatagctgaaattcggaattaaaaaataaggaatattagaagaggggactagagtccatatagaaatacaattagaaaatacctgaaattcggaattaaaaataagaaatattagaagtagagtatagactccatatagaaatacaattaggaaataactgaaattcggaattaaaaataaggaatattagaagtagactatatagtccatatagaaatacaattaggaaaaaatagaaattcagaattaaatatataatttaaggaatagaaaaaggagcctccacgttcgctctcatggcctagaaattctcacattaatcggagaaaaagaaaatacagagtccatatagaaatacaatttaaaaatagctgaaattcggaattaaaaataagaaatattagaagaggagactagagtccatatagaaatacaatttagaaagaaatttggaattaaatatataattaaaggaatagaaaaaggaacctccaagttcgctctcatggcctagaaattctcacattaatcggagaaaaagaaaagacagagtccatatagaaatacaatttaaatatagctgaaattcggaattaaaaaataaggaatattagaagaggagactagagtccatatagaaatacaatttagaaatagttgaaattcagaattaaaaaaaggaatattagaagaggagactagagtctgtctatatagaaatacaattaggaaataactgaaattcggaatgaaaaaaaggaatattagaagaggagactagagtccatatagaaatacaattaggaaataactgaaattcagaattaaaaaaaagaaatattagaagtagagtatagagttcatatagaaatacaattaggaaataactgaaattcggaattaaaaataaggaatattagaagtagaatatagagtacatatagaaatacaattaggaaataatataaattcggaattaaaaataaggaatattagaagtaaagtatagagtatatatagaaatacaatttagaaaaaaaaatagaaattcggaattaaaaaaataaggaatattagaagtagagtatagagtccatataggaatttcaaactaactaaaatttggaataaacataataaaattaaaagtagagtttagagtctgtataaaaatacaatttacaaataactaaaattcaaaattaagaaaaacattggAAGAAGAAtttaaggtcaatataggaatacaaatattggaatataatttagaagcaactgaaattcgaaattaaaaattaaagaatattgaaagatgagtttagagtccacatagaaatacaattagaaataataaaaattcataaataaaaataaataatattggaagaagagcatagactctatataaaaatacaatttacagaaaattcggaattaaaaaaagaaatattaaaagacgagtctagagtccatataggaatatatataatttacaaataactaaaatttaatattaaaaataattaataactaacacgtatataaaatataatataaatattacacattagtagttttgtaaagttattgcaaaatttaaaattatgttgtcattttaatatatttgaataatataatgagaaaacatatatgctattatatgagagaaaatataatgatgctagccgcgcaatctgcgc encodes the following:
- the LOC4326692 gene encoding transcription factor bHLH144 codes for the protein MQRDPTAFTGNPSFAYGHEADGYIANGPLGGQCNYRVPVSPAFGAPSGMTSPQLRTSLGGFEFQPSKVCPRNFIIFDQTDDKGRIMCHPALVSKLNPSATNAFPSYPEPICRSSGQDNGNLEEVSSSFKEDTREIDALLSSDEESDEDDVKSTGRTPDCFESDSLDSSSPPRSRKMHHSSSQSSVFHGSMDTVTHERMRNMVTVLRGIIPGGDQLDTASVIEEAVRYLKFLKMEAKKLGVEVSDN